In Carassius gibelio isolate Cgi1373 ecotype wild population from Czech Republic chromosome B20, carGib1.2-hapl.c, whole genome shotgun sequence, the following are encoded in one genomic region:
- the apobb.2 gene encoding apolipoprotein B-100 isoform X3, translating into MHAVLDRDASVQKRVAAYLILMKNPTPAELAQLAAAVHVEENHQAKSFIISHITNILSSTAPETLDLRWKVREAFQGNEIGMIMEPTKLSQYYRLGSLEGNMIFESPNELPRELMLEMTLNAFGFDMDFFEIGMEGKGFEPIVEALFGDDGFFPDTVMKTTLYATDNMPAQLIEVLDNMLPIMRNERKKRQAIQNIVNEIRDNVNKLLENLKAQDSPEAMVYLRLLGAELGYLNAKDGKMIHDLLKMIPTDFAKRLLSSVDNELFLHYIFMDNEFYLPTGAGFPLRVALSGTFTPGIKGGLSFSPGTKEFALTLSTGIEFVTEIGTHFPDYILSGLEMHTNIYHESGLRAKLSLTDNQLKLSIPVPREPTELISVTSSLVSVVGAMILPINATGEYFNAEVCAPVFPGWKHCTVLKYPVDAVPFLPLNSDMRFSVTLYPSVEVTEYTATISYTHEDDSDKVTLRIKAEGTPFEATNTVMLKRKQHTVSSELLIAPLQLYSKVSAKLKHDEKLTLELKSDLKLPETTSVQTLILKLENEKIEAELKSHVNSEIQRIIPNINATETIVDSFIDGQIAQSEKQFRDILAKSAAYLGVPALPVFAIPERLFLNVEISAHYLFGHPYYTITLPLPLGGKSTRDLNFPTSISTPNLIIPHLDLEIEAIGIILPEVSIPMSVLLSVPTLNMTEMSGKLSSNFYNLETALSVARDPSADLRYSAKFEVTGTSPVDLLSIKVEGSALVEPTSANSLMKKVKTVVRHKIFEATITAEEEVKLAEKLSVKSKSKLDVISHFGVQISVEHSGAFEVDNEEISGDGKLEGSFEAGSVNGSGVLTQSVSLLPSRQEAKIDSSLKVDSTLLQARNSFALAFANGGLIIQSNTTASDDHLTNTANITFKEFQLALNSHTKTQAFGLKIQNMVETRAGAEAVSAKIETSTDISEERIHSLIAGVFDINGLAIHSDASAKLMGHAAAHKANLNLNMDGLTTSGTTSLQSAFTMEELKQTFEINYKDLNVTARCKTIGNIMGTRIIQNTDIEMAGLSGRIKNHLRFDSMVLRVETNTYGTTIPFSFTFDGYANGDNDIYLYGHVNCDFNAKVLLEVEPQSFAHTHEFTISTLLDIDSVNIKSRFESQSDTLLIPSEQKTKVTVKAGVNNHAINQEINGYNTPARFGLEGSGTVQTNVLNTANTAYQDFRVSGSLKYDKSNDRHLISLPFIDGLLLLPDNIRITLASMGETLRNYINREGIASKIEILSQHLSDFVSNSNFESRAVQLKRTLITLFQDFALKLENLVDSRIDALVKLVRDLGNRFSEALELTENVVPKHISSSIVSITEKVKIFLSSITTRSYTKLNEIFHPAIALQIPPVSTALLMPSFGKLYGEVTFSSPVYNVRTSAEFKNASERHPLFTAFVHSKGTSQTHDILNYNLDSTAQISMPEMSPVTVSETLKLTHVYLTLDQQALSTLNGSSFNNASSSSFSLETLYKQQVKIPSQSLSGEVTLVQNAIAFQDGAEITLTVKNSGSSKFTLEDFSEEGTLKSDLHFNMGLSTAKLTFTGRTDSAHLQMKMKVNADAVALSHIEFNARVESESPFIENSLLVASGKACFSDLSIEIKAAHDTELVGPVSGVLSNTANIMTRPCTVDIHFQNKGNAKIKLYESLLTTVDLQNDYTFIFNPDLQEFSTVAVASFDHFNYSHKFTANNNEAEMGIYTVVNSVASFEFLNAAEMFVPTIFKIPAVKKLKLNHDQPIELNAEFIFQKSGFAFLLGNMVSNVSLKSSIVNISANTGIYPNDCLMHVSATTDSVFQELNSKLDGSTSLTTKSGLKLASSLSMENAHIESNHNSIVTLEDNFEAVLSVDTVAKIHTTGFTVNAAHQLSADTKVHPKAESNLTIKYTFNQSDSEAAGHGDAKNTLKLDATLSYFTFESVSQITSNSTSPDGVTMNGTLDNEANISVKGDGLKSSLKTTGNGCIGFTYSKLCFNIDDQLTVEGELDRMYSLLEINSNYTLIAGEDYDLAINHTAHGKTDLVPLSTIMAAVDIFLTQPSYTDFNVRYKDIIFSSDRFAFKIDSFSRWYNSSAVISVEHFNDLPSLPNLPDLPDLVVYECSYNLTSPSMLLEYQGGLHIIPVYHN; encoded by the exons ATGCATGCTGTTCTAGACAGAGATGCATCCGTACAGAAGCGTGTTGCTGCCTACCTGATCTTGATGAAGAACCCTACACCTGCTGAACTGGCTCAGTTGGCAGCAGCTGTCCATGTTGAGGAAAACCATCAGGCCAAGAGCTTCATCATCTCTCATATCACCAACATCTTGAGCTCTACAGCACCAGAGACTCTGGA CCTGAGGTGGAAGGTTCGAGAGGCCTTTCAAGGTAATGAAATTGGAATGATCATGGAACCCACCAAACTCTCTCAATACTATAGACTTGGATCTTTAGAGGGAAATATGATCTTTGAATCTCCCAACGAACTGCCAAGGGAGCTTATGCTGGAGATGACCTTGAATGCTTTTGGATTTGATATGGACTTCTTTGAG ATTGGCATGGAGGGTAAGGGCTTTGAGCCTATTGTGGAGGCCCTCTTTGGTGATGATGGATTCTTCCCAGACACTGTCATGAAGACCACTTTATACGCCACCGACAATATGCCCGCCCAACTCATCGAGGTCTTGGACAACATGCTGCCAATCATGAGGAATGAAAGGAAAAAGAGACAG GCTATTCAAAATATAGTCAACGAAATCCGTGATAATGTCAACAAGCTTCTTGAAAACTTGAAGGCCCAGGATAGCCCTGAAGCGATGGTGTACCTCAGGCTTCTGGGTGCTGAACTTGGCTATCTCAATGCAAAAGATGGCAAGATGATTCATGATCTCCTTAAGATGATCCCCACTGAT tttgcTAAAAGACTGCTTTCAAGTGTGGACAACGAGCTTTTCCTTCACTACATCTTCATGGATAATGAGTTCTATCTGCCCACCGGCGCTGGCTTTCCATTGAGAGTTGCTCTGTCTGGTACCTTTACACCTGGAATCAAAGGAGGATTGAGCTTTAGTCCAGGCACG AAGGAATTTGCATTGACGCTGTCTACTGGCATTGAGTTTGTGACTGAGATTGGGACTCACTTCCCAGACTACATTCTCTCCGGTCTGGAGATGCACACTAACATCTATCATGAGAGTGGCCTTAGAGCAAAGCTCTCTTTGACCGACAACCAGCTCAAGCTTTCCATTCCAGTTCCTCGAGAGCCAACTGAGTTAATCAGTGTGAC CAGTTCTCTGGTGTCAGTTGTTGGTGCCATGATTTTGCCCATTAATGCCACTGGCGAGTATTTTAATGCGGAAGTATGTGCTCCTGTTTTCCCTGGATGGAAGCACTGTACAGTCCTTAAGTATCCTGTTGATGCCGTCCCTTTTCTTCCACTCAATAGTGATATGAG ATTTAGTGTTACACTCTACCCATCGGTAGAGGTCACCGAGTATACTGCCACCATCAGCTACACCCATGAAGATGATTCAGACAAAGTCACTTTGAGAATAAAGGCTGAAG GAACACCCTTTGAGGCCACAAATACAGTAATGTTAAAAAGAAAGCAACACACTGTTTCATCAGAGTTGCTCATTGCCCCTCTTCAGCTTTATTCTAAAGTTTCTGCAAAACTAAAGCACGATGAGAAGTTGACATTGGAACTTAAGAGTGACCTAAAACTCCCTGAGACGACTTCTGTTCAAACACTCATCCTGAAATTGG AGAACGAGAAGATTGAGGCTGAATTAAAGTCTCATGTCAATTCTGAGATTCAAAGAATCATTCCCAACATCAACGCTACTGAAACCATCGTCGATAGCTTTATTGATGGCCAGATTGCCCAGAGTGAAAAACAATTCCGTGATATCCTGGCAAAGTCAGCTGCG TATTTGGGCGTTCCTGCTTTGCCTGTTTTCGCTATTCCTGAAAGACTGTTCCTGAATGT AGAGATTTCTGCTCATTATCTCTTTGGCCATCCTTACTATACCATCACTCTTCCCTTGCCCTTGGGTGGAAAATCCACTAGAGATCTAAACTTTCCGACGTCTATCTCCACCCCAAATCTGATTATACCTCATCTTGATCTGGAAATTGAAGCTATTGGCATTATTCTTCCAGAGGTCTCCATTCCTATGAGTGTGTTGCTGTCTGTGCCGACTCTTAACATGACAGAAATGTCCGGAAAACTAAGCAGCAACTTCTACAACTTAGAAACAGCCTTGTCTGTTGCCAGAGATCCTTCTGCAGACCTACGTTATTCTGCTAAGTTTGAAGTTACAGGAACAAGTCCTGTTGACCTCCTATCCATAAAggttgaag GATCTGCTCTTGTTGAGCCCACATCTGCCAATTCTctaatgaaaaaagtaaaaacagtggTTCGCCACAAGATTTTTGAAGCCACCATCACAGCTGAGGAGGAAGTAAAACTTGCTGAAAAACTCAGTGTGAAATCCAAAAGCAAGCTTGATGTAATTAGCCATTTTGGAGTACAGATATCAGTTGAGCATAGTGGAGCTTTTGAAGTTGATAATGAGGAGATCTCTGGAGATGGAAAACTGGAAGGATCCTTCGAGGCTGGTTCAGTCAATGGTTCTGGAGTCCTTACCCAGTCAGTCTCTCTACTCCCATCCAGACAAGAAGCAAAGATTGATTCTTCATTGAAAGTAGACTCAACTCTTCTTCAAGCTCGAAACTCCTTTGCTTTAGCTTTTGCCAATGGAGGACTGATAATTCAATCCAACACTACAGCATCTGATGACCATCTAACAAACACTGCTAATATCACCTTCAAGGAATTTCAGCTTGCTCTAAATTCTCATACAAAAACACAAGCTTTTGGCCTGAAGATCCAAAACATGGTTGAGACCAGAGCTGGTGCTGAAGCAGTCAGTGCTAAGATTGAAACCTCTACTGACATCTCTGAAGAACGTATCCATTCCCTGATTGCAGGAGTATTTGATATCAATGGTCTGGCTATTCACAGTGATGCATCTGCTAAACTTATGGGACACGCAGCTGCACACAAAGCCAATCTGAACCTCAATATGGACGGCCTGACCACCAGTGGCACAACCTCACTCCAAAGCGCATTTACTATGGAGGAGCTCAAACAGACCTTTGAGATCAACTATAAAGATCTAAATGTCACTGCTAGGTGCAAAACAATTGGAAATATCATGGGAACACGCATTATCCAAAACACTGACATAGAGATGGCTGGACTTTCCGGCAGGATCAAGAATCATCTACGTTTCGACTCCATGGTGTTACGTGTGGAAACCAATACTTACGGTACAACTATTCCATTCAGTTTTACATTTGATGGCTATGCTAATGGTGATAATGACATATACTTGTATGGACATGTTAATTGTGACTTTAATGCAAAAGTCCTCCTGGAAGTAGAACCACAATCATTTGCTCATACTCATGAATTCACAATCTCAACGCTCCTTGACATAGACAGTGTCAACATCAAATCACGTTTTGAGAGCCAGTCTGACACTCTGCTGATCCCATCTGAACAAAAGACTAAAGTGACAGTTAAGGCTGGAGTGAACAACCATGCCATCAATCAGGAAATCAACGGTTACAATACCCCAGCACGTTTTGGCCTGGAAGGGTCTGGAACTGTGCAAACCAATGTGTTAAACACCGCCAATACTGCTTACCAGGACTTCAGAGTCTCTGGCTCGCTAAAGTATGACAAAAGCAATGACAGACATTTAATTAGCTTGCCTTTCATTGATGGTTTGCTTCTACTTCCTGACAACATCAGAATAACACTTGCAAGCATGGGAGAAACCCTGAGGAATTACATCAACAGAGAAGGGATTGCTTCCAAAATTGAAATCTTATCCCAGCATCTTAGTGACTTTGTGTCTAATTCAAACTTTGAGAGCAGAGCTGTGCAGCTGAAACGTACCTTGATAACTCTATTCCAGGACTTTGCATTAAAGCTGGAAAATCTGGTGGACTCTCGGATTGATGCACTTGTGAAGCTAGTGAGAGATTTAGGCAACCGTTTCAGTGAGGCACTGGAATTGACTGAAAATGTAGTACCAAAGCACATTAGTTCTTCGATAGTTTCCATCACAGAGAAGGTTAAAATATTTCTTAGCTCGATCACCACCCGAAGTTACACAAAGCTGAATGAGATCTTCCATCCTGCCATTGCTCTTCAGATTCCTCCAGTTTCAACAGCTCTTCTAATGCCATCTTTTGGAAAGCTATATGGTGAGGTCACATTCAGCAGCCCTGTATACAACGTCAGAACCTCTGCAGAGTTCAAGAACGCCTCAGAGAGACACCCTCTGTTCACAGCTTTTGTTCACTCTAAAGGAACCTCCCAGACACATGACATATTGAATTACAATCTAGATTCCACTGCACAGATATCTATGCCTGAGATGAGTCCTGTTACAGTGTCTGAAACTCTCAAGTTAACACACGTTTATTTGACTTTAGACCAACAGGCTTTATCAACACTGAATGGCTCTTCTTTTAACAACGCTAGTTCTTCATCTTTCTCTCTTGAAACTTTATACAAACAGCAGGTGAAAATCCCCTCACAGTCTTTGTCTGGTGAAGTAACCCTGGTTCAGAACGCTATAGCTTTCCAGGATGGAGCTGAAATCACCCTGACAGTAAAAAATTCAGGATCTAGCAAATTTACTCTTGAAGACTTCTCTGAAGAAGGCACCCTTAAGAGTGACCTGCATTTTAACATGGGCCTTAGCACGGCCAAGCTGACTTTCACAGGCCGCACTGACAGCGCACATTTGCAGATGAAAATGAAGGTGAACGCTGATGCTGTTGCCCTAAGCCACATTGAATTTAATGCTCGTGTTGAATCAGAGTCGCCATTTATCGAGAACAGTTTGCTGGTTGCTTCTGGAAAGGCTTGCTTCAGTGATTTGAGTATAGAAATCAAAGCAGCCCATGACACTGAGCTTGTTGGACCTGTCAGCGGTGTCCTCTCTAACACTGCTAACATCATGACTCGTCCTTGCACGGTTGATATTCACTTTCAGAACAAGGGTAATGCCAAGATCAAACTCTATGAGTCTTTGTTAACAACTGTTGATCTCCAGAATgactacacttttattttcaaccCTGACCTACAAGAATTTAGCACTGTGGCAGTTGCCTCTTTCGACCATTTCAACTACAGCCATAAGTTCACAGCCAACAATAACGAAGCAGAGATGGGTATTTACACTGTTGTGAACAGTGTGGCCAGCTTTGAGTTCTTAAATGCTGCAGAAATGTTTGTGCCAACCATTTTCAAGATTCCAGCTGTCAAAAAGCTGAAACTGAATCATGACCAACCCATTGAGCTAAATGCCGAATTCATCTTCCAGAAGAGTGGGTTTGCTTTTTTACTGGGCAACATGGTCTCTAATGTGTCTTTAAAGTCATCTATTGTCAACATTAGTGCAAATACAGGTATTTATCCAAATGATTGCTTGATGCATGTTAGTGCCACAACTGATTCTGTGTTTCAGGAATTGAATTCGAAGCTTGATGGATCCACTAGCCTGACCACAAAAAGTGGACTGAAACTGGCTTCTTCTTTGTCTATGGAGAATGCTCACATTGAGAGCAATCATAACAGCATTGTGACTCTGGAAGACAACTTTGAGGCTGTGTTATCTGTGGACACTGTTGCTAAGATTCACACAACAGGCTTCACTGTTAATGCCGCGCATCAACTTTCCGCTGACACCAAGGTCCATCCAAAGGCAGAATCAAACTTGACAATCAAGTACACCTTCAATCAGTCAGACTCAGAGGCGGCTGGACACGGAGATGCTAAGAATACCTTGAAGCTGGATGCAACTCTTTCCTATTTCACCTTTGAGTCTGTAAGCCAAATCACCTCCAATTCTACATCTCCTGATGGTGTCACAATGAATGGAACATTGGATAATGAAGCTAACATCTCTGTGAAGGGTGATGGTCTGAAATCCAGTCTGAAGACCACTGGAAATGGATGCATTGGCTTTACATATTCcaagctgtgttttaacattgatgaccagctgaccGTGGAGGGAGAACTTGACCGGATGTATTCTTTGCTAGAAATTAATTCAAACTATACATTAATTGCTGGCGAAGATTATGACCTTGCAATAAATCACACTGCTCATGGTAAAACTGATCTTGTTCCCCTGAGCACCATCATGGCTGCCGTAGACATATTCCTGACTCAGCCAAGTTATACTGATTTCAATGTAAGATATAAAGACATTATTTTTTCATCAGACAGGTTTGCTTTCAAAATAGATTCTTTCTCTCGTTGGTACAATTCAAGTGCAGTGATATCAGTAGAGCATTTTAATGATTTACCTAGTTTACCTAATTTACCTGATTTACCTGATTTGGTTGTGTATGAGTGCTCTTACAATCTCACTTCTCCATCTATGCTTTTAGAGTATCAGGGTGGCTTGCATATAATTCCTGTTTACCACAATTAG